A stretch of DNA from Fibrobacter sp. UWB4:
CAGAACTCGTTGCCGCTAAGAACAGCGAAGGCAACGCAGTCCGTAAGAAGAACGATACGCACAAGATGGCCGAAGCCAACAAGGCTTTCGCTCACTTCCGTTTCTAATTCTTGCGCGCAAGCACAGAATTATCCTAGAGAGAGGCTCCGCTCAAAAAGCGGAGCCTTTTCTGTATTTGTATGAAAAGCCTGGTTTTGTCATTCCTTTTTTTATATTATTCAAAGTAGTCTCAGGGAGAAAGAATGAATAAATATTTATCAATTGTTTTTGTTCTGTTGTTCGTTGCTTGTAGCGATGAGAATCCAATAAATAATCCAATTGATGTAATTGCGATGTCTTCTGACTTGGAACAGTCTTCGTCAAGTGAAAATGTTCAGTCTTCATCTGCTAAAAAGGGCGTATCATCGTCAAGTAAGGAATTATCGAAATCATCGAGTTCGGTACGCTTTTCTTCAAGTGCAAAAGTTTTATCGTCAAGTTCTGTTTTGTCATCGTCATCTAGCTCGGCAAGTTTGTCGTCTAGTGCTGAATTTTTTGAATCTTCAAGTTCCGTGCAATCGTCGTCAAGTGTTGTCTTAGAGTCTTCGTCTAGCGAGGTATTTTCTTCTAGTTCGGTCGCAATATCTTCTTCAAGCGAAGCTTCTTCTTCTAGTGTTTATGTGAAAATTTGTGGACCAGAGCCAAGCACCGTGAGCTTGGAAGATGTTTTTGAAAATCAAGGCAAGGCTGCGTATCCAGATACCTCTGAATACCAAGTGAAGATATATATAAACTCTCCTGGAGTTCTTGAAATGAATTTTGGGATGGCTATTCTTACTGCGGGACCTGACAAGTCGATTACAACTGTCAAGAACAGTTTAGTTCAAACGGAAACGGTCCGTAATAATGGGCGTATAAAAGTTACTGATTTAAAAACGGGAAAGGTTTTACCTTCGTCTGATGCCGAAACCAATCTTATGGATTTTAGACAGTTTGTTGGAACGCCGGAAGACTATTCTGGAGCTACTTTTGAAGATGGCCTATGGAAGTTGTCTCCTAAAGATGATGCTGGGAAAATCTTGTATTATTCTGCTTGTGAAGAAAGAATTATGAAGATTTTTTATGTTTCGGGCGATACTGTGACAACCATGAATTATTCTTATTTTGATGAATTTGCCGATTTTCCTGGAACTGTTAAGTCGATGAATTTGGAAAGATCCGTTTATTTAAGGGATGCCACTATGCGTGACTATATAAAGTCCGATTCCATGAAGGTTTTCATGGATTGGAGCTTGTATAGGATAAAACAAAGGCATCTTTTGCCAGGTAAGCTGTTTGATATATAGATTAGGATCCCTTAGCTTTTGTTCTCATCTTCGCAATGCCCGCCTTCCAGGCGTTGACGGCATCTTGCGAGGTGTTGAGCGCTCAGTCGCCTTCGTAGTCTTTGCTTTGGCTGAACCACATCACGGCAAATACGCGTGAGTAGTCGGTGCGGAAATGCTCGAACATGTCGGTAATCCATTTGGCCTTGCATCCACCTTTTTCGGAACTGGAGATTTCGGCGATAAAGAGCGGCTTGTTTATATTTGCGAGTGCCTTGTAGGCGTCATCGAAGACTTGCGCAAAGGACTTCCAGCTGGACCAGCTTTGGCTCTTGCCCCAGTTGTACCCGTCAATGGAAAAGTAATCCACAAATTCGTCGCCGGGATAGTTGCCCGTGAGCGTGGCGCCTTCGCCGTGGTTCGTGACGTTTGTGGTCCAGACCCACTTGACGTTCTTCACGTTTTCTTCGCAGAAAATCAGAATTATTGGTGATGTTCCCTTTTGCGTGCATACAAATTCTAAGAGCCGTTTCAATCGGTCAAAAACTCGGCTCTGATTGATTCCATAAAGCGGCGATTATGGCTATTCCGTTTGGAGAAGCTTAGTAGGAATAAAAAATTCCCACTCTAGCGTTACCTTTGGGGTGGCTAGAATGGGGGTTGTCTAAGGAGCTTTATGAATAAGTTTTGTTTAGCGCTTCACGGAGAGCTTGAATAGGCTTCGCGTACTTGCCTTGGGGGCGTCGATAGCGTGTACGCCCGCGGAGAAGTGCTGCACCGGGCTCTGCCATAGGACGCGGCCCTGGTAGTCAAACTGCACGACGCTTGCCTTTAATGCTTTGCCGGTCTGCATGTAGAGCTTGCCGTCTTGCAGGCGAAAGGAGCTGCTGGATGCCCTCCCGGCTGGTTTGATGGAGGTGCTGCTGTCCAAGGCCTTCATCTTCGCGATGCCCGCCTTCCATGCATCAACTGCAGCCTGCGAGGTGTTGAGTGCCCAGTCGCCTTCGTTATCTTCCTTGCTCTGGCTGAACCACATCACTGCGAATACGCGGGAGAAGTCGGTCGCGAAGTGCTCGAACATGTCGGTAATCCATTCAGCCTTGTTGCCGCCAAGTTCGGAGCTGGAAATTTCAGCGATAAAGAGCGGCTTGTTGATCTTGGCGAGTGCGTCGTAGGATTTTTTGAACACCTGCGAGAACGTCTGCCAGCTAGACCAACTCTGGCATTTGCCCCAGTTGTAGCCGTCGATGGAGATGTAGTCGACGTATTCGTCGCCGGGGTAGTTGCCGGTAAGCGTCGAACCCTTTCCTGCGTTTGAGGCGTTGGTGGTCCATACCCATTTGACGTTCGTTACGCCTTCTTCCTTGAAGATTTTTACGATATGACGGAATGCTTCGGCGACGTTTGCGTCGGTGTTTCCGGCGCCAGCCTTGCCTACGCCCCAGTCGTACCAGTCGCCGTTTGCTTCGTGAAGCGGCCTGAGCCAGATTTCTTCGCCGTAGTCTTTGACGCCCTTGGCGTATTCGCGGATGTATTCATCGGCCTTGCCGTTCACCAAATCCTGGGCGTTGTAGCCGTTTGCCATCCAGGTCACCACAAGCGTGGAGCCGTTGTCTTTCGCAACATTTGCGAATTCCTCGGTTGCGTTCCAGTCGTTCACGTCAAAGAGCGCGAAATAGCTGATGAGGTCGATATGTGTGCCCTGCAAATCCTGGAATGCCTGCACGTTTTCTTGGGTGGGCTGCGGGTATTGGCCGGGGCCACCGACCCAGGCGCCGACTTGGAATGCTAAAGCGGTCATAGGCAAGATCCCCAATGTGAAGAGTAGTGATTTGAACATAGTAGCCCTCGATATTCAAAAAGTTGAAGTTTATTTTGTTTCCTTACATAAATTAGGTTACTAGGCTTTCCCTGTATCTGAATTTTTTGTATGTTCGTGCTATAGTGTATCTAGTGTTATAAAATGAGGTGAGGGACCGTTTTTATGACAGTCGAAGATTTTTGCAAGTGGATTGGATCGTCTAATTTCAAGGATGGGGATCGGCTCCCGTCCGTGCGCGAGGTGGCGGCGTCTTCGGGGGCGTCGACGTTCACCATTTTCCGTGCTTACAAGAAGCTGGCGTCTCAGGGGAAGATTTATGGGGAACATGGCAACGGGTATTTTTGGGGGATGAAACCTAAAATCGAGGTGCCTGCGCATGAACTCGAAACGGAACGCGTAGAGCGATTGCTGCTGGAGGACTGGAAGTCGGGAAAGATTTCGGTTAATCGCCCGCTTCCATCAATCAAGGACATGTGTCAGTCTTATGCGACGACGTTGGGGACCATGCGGCGTACACTGGAATCATTGCATGCAAATGGAATTTTGGAACGCAGGGGGCAAGGGCGTTATTATTTTGTCGATGCCCGGTTGGCGGTTTCTAAGACAAAAGAAATTCTCCTGATTATGCGTTGCAACCCTAACGGGGATTTTAATTGTCTTGGCGAACGCGAACTTTCGTTTATGCGAAAAGTGTATGTGGAAGCGCACCGTAATAACTTAAACGTCAAGGCGCTTGGCTATTACGAAGAAGAGGGCGCATTTTTGGATGCGAACGGCAACCGCATCAAGCTGGAAGAATGCCGAGGCTGCTTTGGAGCCGTTGTCTCGACGATGCTCGTATTCGATATCAATAAACTATTTGCAAAACTTGCGGCAACGCGTTTCCCTGTAGCAGTGTGGTGGGAGCACCCGCTGTACGACATTCCGCGTGCGTTGAAAAAAGAAAAGCGATTTGCGTTTTTCAACCTCGCCTTTGGTGAGTTCCCGGGACGCATTGTCGGGCGTTTTCTGAAGAAAAAAGGCTTGACGCGGATAGCCTTTGTTTCTCCGTATCACATGAGCATGTGGTCGAGGGACCGCTTGAAAGGTCTCAAGAATGTGGGGCTTGAGGTGTTCGAAGCGACTGATGCCTCGCATGCGAGCCCTTATGACTTTATGCAGGAACCGCGTGCACATGCCCTTTATAGACAAATTTTAATGACGCTCGTGAAAAAAATCCCGCCTGTGGATGCGTGGGTTGTTTCTAACGACAGGGTCGGTGTCGAGCTGATTTCGCTTGCGAACCAGGGCAAGATTCCGCTCCCGCCTTACATGGTTTCGTTCGACAACTCTACGGATAGCTACCGCAACCGCCTGGATTCTTTCGAGTTCAACGTGGAAACGCTTGCTGAACAGTCTGTGTTTCACTTGGTTTCGCCGGGTATTACCTTGTATAAAAAAGGCGATTTCCGTGAACTCTCGGGGCATGTTGTCAAGAAGTAAAATATTTTTGTTCTTATATGGTGCAGGCGAGATTATATTTAAAGTAAAGGATTTGTTCGTGAAAAGAATAAGGAAATTTATTGTACTTCTATTTTCGGTTTCGCTGTTGTTCCTTGGCGGTTGTGCCAAGAACCATAACGATATCTTTCTTCATAAGACAACGTCTTTTTGGACGGGGAGCCCGGTGATTAAATTGGATGTCCCGTATCCTGAACCGCTCACTTTTGAACTCCCGTCTGCTGAATGGACTCCTCTTAAAATTCAAAAGAAGGAAGGTGTAAATACGCGGGTCGAGCTTGCAGAAGGTGTGGCCGATTCGTATGTGAAGGTGGCGATTGAAGGCCAGACTAAGAGCTTATTCGAAAGCCTTGAAATCGAAAGCGGTGTGGATTTTGGCCAGTCGGATTCGTTGATTCTCATGGGGCTTTTCGATCATTACAAGACGATGACTAAAGCTGAAAATTCTGATAAGCCGATTCAGTATAGCGAGACGAAATTCGAAAGGCAGGATGGCGATGCGTTTGCTTGGATGGTAACTTCAAACGGTTCGTACGGTGTTGCGTATGCGGTACTCATGACGAAGAACAATAATTATTTCACGATTGAAGTCAACCAGAAAAATCGCGAGACGAATATCGAGAAAACGCTTTTGGATATTGTAAAGAGCCATAAGACGTATTAGTAATTGAATGATGAAGAACGTTGCATGGCTGGGTATCATAGAATGAAATTATTTTCTTTGTTCTTTATGTTAATGTTTGCGGTATGTGTTTTTGCACAGCCGTCTGCGCAGAATTTGCAGGACTCGCTGGATGCAGATTCGCTTTCGAAAATTTCTCTAGTGCTTGATGTTGATACGAACGGCGTTGTTGATACGAATAAAGTTGAACATATTGATGCTGGGATTGAAGAAATTCCTATTGCAGAAAGAGAGTTTTTCCCGAGCGGTTTTGTTATGGAAATAGCTTATGCCGCACCAACGGTGATACAAGTCCCTTTTTTAGGAATGCGTGATAAATCTGCGGTATGGGGAAATGAGTTTGTTGCTACTGGATATGCGGTAGTGTCAGTAGATGTTGAATTTCGGTCAGGTGGGGTAAGAGTTTCGGATGAATTTTTGTGGGCGTTTATTTTATCTGTGTCGATTTCTGGAAATCCCAATGATCCTACTATTAACAGAGAAAAACGTGATAGGATTTCGGAATGGGTTGAATACATATTGATTGGCAATACTTATTGGGCGTTGTCGCAAAATGCGAAAATTGGGTTGTTTGAATCGCATCATTTTGTGGATTATCTCTTCAGCAGTGCCGCTTATTCTGAATTTTGGGAATTTGGTTGGTCACAAGCTGTGGGACTTAGGTATGTTTATTCGGGAAACGCAAAAGATGGAGGTGCTTATATTGATTTGGGAGCACATGCAAGAATTACAAATAAGCATTTTCTTTTTGGTGTATTTGTGCAGTTAGGAATTTTCGGCGGTCATAAGTAAAAATTCAAAGTGTCTCTAGTGTTTGGTTGCTGAGAAATTATTTTATATATATACCTATATTGCAAGGACATTTTTATGAAAAAGATTTTTGAGAGCTGTGTTTTGATGATTTCTATTCTTGCCGCTGGAGCTTCGGCCAAAGGACTTTATTTGGAAGGTTCTTTGGGCATCGCCAAGGCGGATTACGTGGAACAGGAACGCCCTCGCAGGTTGCAACAGGCCGATGACCATGTTGGAGAATGCCTCGACATTGAGGGTTGCAAGGATACGGGACCTAGCGGGGATTATGCTCCGCGGGATAGGGTGGAATACGTGGGCTATGGCCCAGTGCTGGATTTGAAAGTGGGGTATGGCTGGGAAAAACTGGCTGTATTTGGTGTTATTCAGGGAGCGTACACCGAAGGTTTCCATGTATTTGATTGTTATGTAATGAGTAAACCCGTGGAATACAATGGCGACCATGAAGGTTATGCGTTCCACAATCATAGAGTGGAGTATGAAGACTATCTTCGCTATAGTGAGCTTCATTCCTTTTCAACGCGATTGTTCTTTGGGGCCGGATTTACGGTATTTCCCTTTGCAAAAAAAGAATCGCCCTTGACGGGTTTCCATGCCGGCGCATCATTCGGTTTTTCTATTATCGAGACGCAGGTAGAAGAGGAAAAGACTGGTGTTGCAGACAGGAATCATGGTGCTATTGAGATAACATCTGCCCCAAATTACAGCCTCACTTTTGATGTGGGACATACTTGGTCTGTTAACGAAAAATGGAATATGGGTGTTGCTTTGACCGCGGCGTTTGAAAATCCTGTTGAATTTGAAAAGGAATACAGCATGTTCAACCTTCATACAATTTGGGTGGGGTTGCGGTTTGCCAGGAAGTAGTTTTAACGCTAAGCGAATGATCTAAATAGTATAATCCTATTGTTGGCTTAAAATGAAGGAACTTTGTCCGTGAAGCTTTCTAAAAGAATGAATTTGTTTGCGCTATTCTGCTTTTTCGTGCTCACGGTACATGCTTTTGCGCAGCCTGCCGAAGTAAACGAGCCCATTTTGCAGGAATACTGTTATAATTGCAATGTCTATGATGTGAAACCTTATACACCGTACGGATTTACGGTAGAGGCTGCTTACGCAGGACCATCAGTATTGAGCATACATCTTTTGGGGTACAGGAATTTTTATATAAAGCATAAAGTCCTTGTTGGCGTGCCTTGGGTTGCTGCGGATATCGATTTTGACGGGGGAAAGGTTTCTGACGAAGGTATATTGGCTGCAATCCTTTTTTTTAGCAGTTTTGAGCATAATGGCAATTTTTTAATTTGGCTGGATTATTTATTGTTCGGTAACACCTACTACCCTTTGACTGGAGATGATGGGATTGGGTTGTTCGAAACGCATCATATTGTAGATTACCTAATTTATGATTTGAGTAATGATAAACCTTGGGAATTTGGTTGGTCACAGGCTGCGGGCTTTAGGTTTGTTTATGCGAAGGGCGATAGGGATGGTACATATTATCTTGACTTAGGGGCCAATGTTCGATGGACCAATAGGTCTTTCCGCTTCGGTGTATTTGTGCAATGGGGCATGACGGGAACACATACGTAATTTTTTTTGAGTTATTGTTGTTTTGAAGTTGAGTTTTATTCGATTTTTTCTTTGCTGTGTTTTGATTTTTGCGACTCAAGCGTTGGCTCAGGAACCTGCTCTGGATTTGCAGGATTCTTTGCGCGTTGATTCACTACATGTTGACTCTCTTTCGAAAATTTCGTTGACTGCTGATATTGATGCGAACAATGTAGTTGATACGAATAAAGTTGAAAGTGTTGATGCGGGGATATCTCAAAATTTAGATTCTGTAGATGTAATTAATCCTTATTATCCATCGGGGTTTACAATTGAGGCTGCTTATGCGGGACCGACTATATTGCAACTTAGATTGTTTGGAGGAAGAGAAAATCCTCATGAGCTGTTTAAAAATAAATGGATTAGTTTTGGTTTTGCTGTTGGATATCTTGATATAGATTTTCAACGAGGCTTTATTTCAGATGATTGTTTGTTCATGCTCTTAATATCTTTAATGGGACGTACGGAGACGTTTGAATCTTTTTGGGTTGTATTGGCATCTGTTGTAAATGGTAATACGTATTTGTCATTAACGGAAAATGCTAGAATAGGATTGTTTGAAACGCATCATTTTGTGGATTACTTATTTAGTGGTTTAAGTTCGTCGTATGGTTGGGAATTTGGCTGGTCGCAAGCAATGGGAGTAAGGTTTGTATTGTCAAAAAGTTCTTACCTTGATTTAGGAGGCCATGTTGAAATTACGAACCAACGCTTTCTTTTTGGAGCGTTCGTACAGTTAGGAATTTTCGGCGGTCATAAGTAAAAATCACTGGATCCTTCCTCTGTCTCCTTACAGGATCCAGAGTCAGGATGACGAAGAAGCGTTAACTGATGACTAACAACTAATGACCAATGACTAATCGCTAACAACTAAATCTTCACATTTTTTCTTCTTACTGTCTACTACCTACTTCCTACTTTTTTATATTTAGAACACAAAAAATTTTCACTTTAACAGAAGGTTAATAAAATGGCTAAAATCGCTAAAGTTTGGGCTCGTCAGATTTTGGATTCCCGTGGCAATCCGTCTCTCGAAGTCGATGTCACTCTTGACAACGGTATCGTTGGTCACGCAGCTGTTCCGAGTGGCGCATCCACCGGTGAACGCGAAGCTTGCGAACTCCGCGACGGCGACAAGAAGACCTATCTCGGCAAGGGCACTCTCACTGCCGTGAAGAACGTCAACACCAAGATCGCTAAGAAGATCGTTGGCATGGATCCGTCCAAGCAGACTGAAGTTGATGACGCTATGATCGAACTCGACGGCAACCGCATGCTCAAGAACACGCTCGGTGCAAACGCTATCCTCGGCGTTTCCATGGCTGTTTGCGTTGCTGCTGCTAAGGATGCTGGCCTTCCGCTTTACCAGTACATTGCTAAGCTCCATGGCACTGAAAAGCTCACCCTCCCGTGCCCGATGTGCAACGTGATCAACGGTGGTGCTCACTCTTCCGCTCCGATCGACTTCCAGGAATTCATGATCGCTCCGGTTGGCGCTAAGACTTTCTCCAAGGGTCTCCAGATGGTGACCGAAATCTTCCACGCTCTTAAGGCTGTCCTCAAGAAGGGTGGTTTCGACACGACCGTCGGTGACGAAGGTGGCTTTGCTCCGGGCGTTGCTATCAAGCCGGCTAAGAACAAGTTCGGTTACGAAATCAAGGACGTGATGACCCTCGAAAAGGCTCTCGCTGCTTTGAAGACCGCTACTGAAAACGCTGGTTACGTTTTCGGCAAGGACATCAAGATCGCTCTTGACGTTGCTTCTTCCGAATTCTGCGACAAGGATACTGAAAAGGAAGGCTCCAAGGCTGTTACCTACACCTTCAAGAAGAGCACCAAGAAGACCCTCAAGTCTGCTGACATGGTCAAGCTCTATGAAAAGCTCATCGACAAGTACTCCATCTTCTCCATTGAAGACGGTCTCGATGAAGCTGACTGGGCAGGTTGGAAGGTTCTTACCGACAAGCTCGGTGGCAAGATCAACCTCGTGGGTGACGACCTGTTCGTTACGAACCCGACCATCTTCGACGAAGGCATCAAGGCTGGCATCGCTAACGCTATCCTTATCAAGGTGAACCAGGTCGGTTCTGTTTCTGAAACCCTCGCTGCTATCAAGCGCGCTCAGGTTGAAGGCTATGCTCCGATCGTTTCTCACCGTTCTGGCGAAACCGAAGACACCTTCATTGCTGACCTCGCCGTCGGTACTGCCGCTGGCCAGATCAAGACTGGTTCCCTCTCTCGTACGGACCGCGTCTGCAAGTACAACCGCCTCCTCCGCATCGAAGAAGAACTCGGCAAGGCTGCTGTCTACGCTGGCGATCCGCGCAAGGGTGCCAAGGCTCCGGCTAAGAAAGCTCCGTGCAAGAAGGGCTGCAAGAAGGCCTAATCAGGCGAGAGTCGCGACTGCGACAGTTGCTTTAGAACAAAGTATCTAGAAAGAGCCTCGGCTAAAAGCCGGGGCTTTTTTGCTTTTGGTAATTTTCTTGCCCTAAAACTTGAAACGTGGATAGATTCTAACTATATTTGGGAATAACACAAAATAACCCCCTAAATCAAGGCTAGGAAAATGTCAGATCGTTTTATCGTGACCGGCAACTTTACCGATGATCCTTTTGCCATCGACATGGCGCAGTACATCGGTCTCCGTGAAGATATCTCCGACGTAGTCTCCCTGAAGACTTTCGCCAACTCCGAATTCTGCCCCCGCTACATGCTGGACATGGATGACCTGGAACATATCGGCAAGCGTCTGGAAGGCAAGATTGTCTTGATTTGCTCTGTCTCTAACCATGAACGCAGCCGCAACGACTATGCGATGCGTAACTTCATCTTGGCCCGCGCCGCCAAGGACAACGGTGCAGAACAGGTCGTCCTGGTTGAACCGGACCTCTTCTACAGCGCCCAGGATCGCGGCCCGCACCGCATCGGTGAACTCGAAAAGGACCGCCCGGACATCGACCTCAAGAAATTCGACGGCCAGGCATTCACGAGCCTCCTTTACGCCCAGCTTTTGAAGACTGCTGGTGTCGATGCCGTTGTCACCTGCCACAACCACAGCATCAAGGTTCAGAATCTCTTCAACGAAATTTTCGAAGGCAACTTCCACAACTTGATCCCGACGGACGTTTACGCCCACTACATCAAGAACAGCAACTTTGTGCAGACCGGCAAGGACGGCAACAACCTCGTGATTGTCTCCCCGGACAAGGGCGCACGTCCGTTCATGAACGCCGTGTTCGACGCTCTCCAGCTCCCGGAATGCAAGCGAGTCGTGATGGACAAGGTCCGTACTGGCGAACGCGAAATCAGCATGACCTTCAACCCGGAACTCTCCGACATCAGCATCGAAGAAATCGAAGGCAAGGACGTGATCGTGTTCGATGACATGGTCCGTACCGGTACGACAATCGTTCAGTGCTGCGAACACATCAAGAAGGGCAACCCCAACCGCGTGTGCTTTGGCGTGACGCACTTCCACACCAGTGCCGAAGCCCGCGAAAAGCTCAACAGCCCGGCTATCGACG
This window harbors:
- a CDS encoding glycosyl hydrolase, giving the protein MKRLLEFVCTQKGTSPIILIFCEENVKNVKWVWTTNVTNHGEGATLTGNYPGDEFVDYFSIDGYNWGKSQSWSSWKSFAQVFDDAYKALANINKPLFIAEISSSEKGGCKAKWITDMFEHFRTDYSRVFAVMWFSQSKDYEGD
- a CDS encoding glycoside hydrolase family 26 protein: MFKSLLFTLGILPMTALAFQVGAWVGGPGQYPQPTQENVQAFQDLQGTHIDLISYFALFDVNDWNATEEFANVAKDNGSTLVVTWMANGYNAQDLVNGKADEYIREYAKGVKDYGEEIWLRPLHEANGDWYDWGVGKAGAGNTDANVAEAFRHIVKIFKEEGVTNVKWVWTTNASNAGKGSTLTGNYPGDEYVDYISIDGYNWGKCQSWSSWQTFSQVFKKSYDALAKINKPLFIAEISSSELGGNKAEWITDMFEHFATDFSRVFAVMWFSQSKEDNEGDWALNTSQAAVDAWKAGIAKMKALDSSTSIKPAGRASSSSFRLQDGKLYMQTGKALKASVVQFDYQGRVLWQSPVQHFSAGVHAIDAPKASTRSLFKLSVKR
- a CDS encoding GntR family transcriptional regulator, giving the protein MTVEDFCKWIGSSNFKDGDRLPSVREVAASSGASTFTIFRAYKKLASQGKIYGEHGNGYFWGMKPKIEVPAHELETERVERLLLEDWKSGKISVNRPLPSIKDMCQSYATTLGTMRRTLESLHANGILERRGQGRYYFVDARLAVSKTKEILLIMRCNPNGDFNCLGERELSFMRKVYVEAHRNNLNVKALGYYEEEGAFLDANGNRIKLEECRGCFGAVVSTMLVFDINKLFAKLAATRFPVAVWWEHPLYDIPRALKKEKRFAFFNLAFGEFPGRIVGRFLKKKGLTRIAFVSPYHMSMWSRDRLKGLKNVGLEVFEATDASHASPYDFMQEPRAHALYRQILMTLVKKIPPVDAWVVSNDRVGVELISLANQGKIPLPPYMVSFDNSTDSYRNRLDSFEFNVETLAEQSVFHLVSPGITLYKKGDFRELSGHVVKK
- the eno gene encoding phosphopyruvate hydratase, with the translated sequence MAKIAKVWARQILDSRGNPSLEVDVTLDNGIVGHAAVPSGASTGEREACELRDGDKKTYLGKGTLTAVKNVNTKIAKKIVGMDPSKQTEVDDAMIELDGNRMLKNTLGANAILGVSMAVCVAAAKDAGLPLYQYIAKLHGTEKLTLPCPMCNVINGGAHSSAPIDFQEFMIAPVGAKTFSKGLQMVTEIFHALKAVLKKGGFDTTVGDEGGFAPGVAIKPAKNKFGYEIKDVMTLEKALAALKTATENAGYVFGKDIKIALDVASSEFCDKDTEKEGSKAVTYTFKKSTKKTLKSADMVKLYEKLIDKYSIFSIEDGLDEADWAGWKVLTDKLGGKINLVGDDLFVTNPTIFDEGIKAGIANAILIKVNQVGSVSETLAAIKRAQVEGYAPIVSHRSGETEDTFIADLAVGTAAGQIKTGSLSRTDRVCKYNRLLRIEEELGKAAVYAGDPRKGAKAPAKKAPCKKGCKKA
- a CDS encoding ribose-phosphate pyrophosphokinase; this translates as MSDRFIVTGNFTDDPFAIDMAQYIGLREDISDVVSLKTFANSEFCPRYMLDMDDLEHIGKRLEGKIVLICSVSNHERSRNDYAMRNFILARAAKDNGAEQVVLVEPDLFYSAQDRGPHRIGELEKDRPDIDLKKFDGQAFTSLLYAQLLKTAGVDAVVTCHNHSIKVQNLFNEIFEGNFHNLIPTDVYAHYIKNSNFVQTGKDGNNLVIVSPDKGARPFMNAVFDALQLPECKRVVMDKVRTGEREISMTFNPELSDISIEEIEGKDVIVFDDMVRTGTTIVQCCEHIKKGNPNRVCFGVTHFHTSAEAREKLNSPAIDEILTTSTLPDIMNRDCQGRLRKKLTVLKLGKWIARHVMQMYGMDDGRFEKDFYKIDMSSKNPRWPPAFF